The following proteins are encoded in a genomic region of Fusarium keratoplasticum isolate Fu6.1 chromosome 9, whole genome shotgun sequence:
- a CDS encoding AB hydrolase-1 domain-containing protein, producing MSFNPDQLVLPRPGGDVASPQPPISGPSEEIFTKTFGALLPPAKFLNTATGKAAYYELLPSSPGDDSSTPSRVLLIHGVQTPALGMLPLARELHTSFPNAHLVLVDLWGHGLSDTPIVPHEAGLFHQLLDDLLDHLQWPSAHLVGYSFGGALTAGYVASRPSRVQSFTLVAPAGLLRFTDFSAEEQGYLRGGDEVAARKWVVEWLEGGELTVPADWEKRVEKGEVVAEAVREWQMRKHPGHTASVVAIVRDGGVMDRHAEFTKAAGTGIPALAVLGELDSLCFEQQLSDHGFSNVIVVPQVGHGVVRERAREVGVEVAWAAEPPV from the exons ATGTCCTTCAACCCGGACCAACTCGTTCTCCCACGCCCTGGAGGGGATGTGGCATCACCGCAACCACCAATTTCCGGCCCATCTGAGGAAATCTTCACCAAGACTTTTGGTGCACTTCTCCCACCCGCCAAGTTTCTCAACACGGCCACGGGAAAAGCTGCATACTATGAGTTACTTCCCTCGTCGCCCGGCGATGATTCAAGCACGCCTAGCCGTGTGCTTCTTATTCATGGCGTGCAGACCCCGGCTCTTGGCATGCTGCCACTCGCACGGGAGCTCCATACGTCATTCCCAAACGCACATCTCGTGCTTGTCGACCTCTGGGGCCACGGTCTGAGCGACACACCTATTGTCCCACACGAAGCAGGACTATTTCACCAATTGCTTGATGATCTGCTTGACCATTTGCAGTGGCCTTCAGCCCATCTTGTGGGGTATTCCTTTGGCGGAGCACTTACAGCTGGATACGTTGCATCGCGGCCATCGCGAGTGCAGAGCTTCACGCTTGTTGCCCCGGCTGGCCTCCTTCGCTTCACCGATttctcggccgaggagcaggGCTACTTACGCGGCGGTGACGAAGTCGCAGCAAGGAAGTGGGTGGTCGAGTGGCTTGAAGGCGGCGAGTTGACTGTGCCCGCGGACTGGGAGAAGCGCGTTGAGAAGGGTGAGGTTGTTGCCGAAGCCGTCAGGGAGTGGCAGATGCGCAAGCATCCTGGGCATACCGCTTCTGTTGTTGCCATCGTGAGAGACGGTGGGGTTATGGACAGGCATGCTGAGTTTACCAAGGCGGCAGGAACTGGGATCCCGGCTCTGGCGGTCCTAGGCGAGCTGGATAGCTTGTGCTTTGAGCAGCAATTGAGCGATCATGGCTTTTCTAATGTGATTGTGGTCCCGCAGGTCGGACATGGTGTTGTGAGGGAACGAGCGAGAGAGGTAGGAGTAGAAGTAG CCTGGGCGGCTGAGCCGCCGGTCTGA